Proteins from a single region of Segatella copri:
- a CDS encoding HU family DNA-binding protein, producing the protein MELKYDIYMLNNAQGIGEKRQYVRIVQHEPMTERQLQEKIQNRCSLTKGDVAAVLAELHDLMVEEFSLGRRFYIPEIGYFSMSASLEMPEENPDKKITGKEVRITGINFRPEGKLMEEVQRNVHFVRSRYSNQSTKYSEEKMLENIKEYLQKNRYITTRIMRIHFGLTPYMAQKWLNHFCEKGIMEKEGTQHAPIYFLK; encoded by the coding sequence ATGGAACTGAAATACGACATTTACATGCTCAACAATGCCCAGGGCATAGGAGAAAAGCGCCAATACGTTCGCATCGTGCAGCATGAACCTATGACCGAGAGACAATTGCAAGAGAAAATCCAGAACCGCTGCTCACTCACCAAGGGAGATGTGGCTGCGGTGTTGGCAGAGCTTCACGACCTTATGGTGGAAGAATTCTCACTGGGACGCCGCTTTTACATCCCAGAGATAGGCTACTTCTCCATGTCGGCTAGCCTAGAGATGCCAGAGGAGAATCCAGACAAGAAGATTACGGGCAAGGAAGTACGCATCACCGGCATCAACTTCCGACCAGAAGGTAAGCTAATGGAGGAAGTACAGCGCAACGTCCATTTCGTCCGCTCCCGCTATTCCAACCAATCTACAAAATACTCCGAGGAAAAGATGTTAGAGAATATCAAGGAGTATCTTCAAAAGAATCGTTACATCACCACTCGCATCATGCGCATCCACTTCGGCTTGACTCCATACATGGCTCAGAAGTGGCTCAACCATTTCTGCGAGAAAGGCATCATGGAGAAGGAAGGCACCCAGCATGCTCCTATCTACTTCTTGAAGTAG
- a CDS encoding glycosyl hydrolase 115 family protein, whose translation MKLNNIKRTFLASAALLSTISMSAADRFVNFKQGDLLLNANNQVEIYMDTNDCKGVSYAAHALLKDIKSVSGATATLTSDAGFLKKADTVRPAILVGTIGHSAAIDQLVKQKRINGNLLKGKREKFIITLTDGQLVIAGSDRRGTIYGIYELSQQMGVSPWYDWADVPIEHHDSIFVNKGIYTDGEPAVRYRGIFLNDEAPGLTSWVKNTYGTEYGDHRFYQRVFELVLRLRGNMMWPAMWGWAFYADDPENEKTADEMGVVMSTSHHEPMARNHQEYARNRKGWGPWNYQKNKANLQKFFREGIERMKGTEQIVTIGMRGDGDEAMSEEADTKLMTNIINDQRKIIADITGKKASETPQVWALYKEVLDYYDKGMKVPDDVTLLLCDDNWGNVRRVPNAKERKHKGGWGLYYHVDYVGAPRNSKMLNVTPVQNPWEQLTLAYENGIDRLWILNVGDLKPMEYPISQFMDMAWNPRKYDVNNITRHTRDWCAQQFGESQADEAARILNLICKYNGRCTPEMLDKNTYSLENGEWQEVENQYLQLEADALRQYNSLPASYHDAYRQIILFPIELMSNLHQMYFAQAQNHALYKQGNPKANVWADECERLFKRDSLICDYYNHKMAGGKWNGMMTQKHIGYKSWNDDFEKDTCPELFRVTSKDGVIISENNGVVEIEAPYYSSKTDAAEAKWTEIPFMGKSVSAMTLMPYTKSVKGASITYKFKMQVSKTSDGKAFNGKQKVRIHVITKSTLDYLNKGGLTYGVSLDGTSPVEINFNKDLNEKPENIYNIYYPTIATRIVDKVIELELPASSDGIHTLTLTPNDPAIVFEKIVIDGRGGKKSVKVI comes from the coding sequence ATGAAACTAAACAACATCAAGCGAACATTCCTGGCAAGCGCTGCCCTGCTCTCAACTATCAGCATGAGCGCAGCCGACAGATTTGTGAATTTCAAGCAAGGAGACTTGCTGCTGAATGCCAACAACCAGGTAGAAATCTACATGGATACCAACGACTGCAAGGGAGTGAGCTATGCTGCTCATGCCCTGCTGAAAGATATAAAAAGTGTGAGTGGAGCCACAGCCACCCTCACCTCGGATGCCGGTTTTCTGAAAAAAGCCGACACTGTCCGACCAGCTATCCTCGTAGGTACCATCGGCCATTCAGCAGCCATCGACCAACTGGTGAAACAGAAGCGCATCAACGGAAATCTACTGAAGGGCAAACGGGAAAAGTTTATCATCACGCTCACAGATGGTCAGCTCGTCATTGCTGGCAGCGACCGCCGAGGCACCATCTATGGCATCTACGAACTCTCGCAGCAGATGGGCGTTTCACCTTGGTACGACTGGGCCGACGTGCCTATAGAGCATCACGATTCCATTTTCGTAAACAAGGGAATCTATACAGATGGTGAACCAGCCGTACGCTATCGCGGCATCTTCCTCAACGATGAAGCTCCCGGCCTCACCTCTTGGGTAAAGAACACCTACGGCACCGAGTATGGCGACCACCGATTCTATCAGCGCGTCTTCGAACTGGTATTGCGACTGAGAGGTAACATGATGTGGCCTGCCATGTGGGGCTGGGCTTTCTATGCCGATGACCCTGAAAACGAGAAGACGGCAGATGAGATGGGCGTAGTGATGAGTACTTCCCATCATGAGCCGATGGCACGCAACCATCAGGAATACGCCCGCAACCGAAAGGGATGGGGACCATGGAACTACCAGAAAAACAAGGCAAACCTGCAGAAGTTCTTCCGTGAAGGCATTGAGCGAATGAAGGGTACTGAACAGATTGTAACCATCGGAATGCGCGGCGACGGCGATGAAGCGATGAGCGAAGAGGCTGATACTAAGCTGATGACCAACATCATCAACGACCAGCGTAAGATTATCGCTGACATAACCGGAAAGAAGGCAAGCGAAACCCCGCAGGTCTGGGCACTATATAAAGAGGTATTGGATTACTACGACAAGGGCATGAAGGTGCCTGATGACGTAACCCTCCTGCTCTGCGATGACAACTGGGGTAACGTGCGCCGTGTGCCGAATGCCAAGGAACGCAAGCACAAAGGCGGTTGGGGCTTATACTATCACGTAGATTACGTAGGTGCTCCAAGAAACTCAAAGATGCTCAACGTTACTCCTGTGCAGAATCCTTGGGAGCAGTTGACGCTTGCTTACGAGAATGGCATTGACCGTCTCTGGATTCTCAATGTTGGCGACCTCAAGCCGATGGAATATCCTATCAGTCAGTTTATGGACATGGCTTGGAATCCACGTAAATACGATGTAAACAACATCACTCGCCATACCCGCGACTGGTGCGCACAGCAGTTTGGTGAATCGCAGGCCGATGAAGCAGCCCGCATTCTGAACCTCATCTGCAAGTACAACGGCCGCTGCACCCCAGAGATGCTTGACAAGAACACCTACAGTCTGGAAAACGGTGAATGGCAGGAGGTGGAAAACCAGTATCTCCAGCTCGAAGCCGATGCACTACGCCAGTACAACAGTCTGCCGGCATCCTATCACGATGCCTATCGCCAGATCATCCTCTTCCCTATCGAGCTGATGAGCAATCTGCACCAGATGTACTTTGCCCAGGCACAGAACCACGCCCTCTACAAGCAGGGCAATCCGAAGGCGAATGTATGGGCTGATGAATGCGAACGCCTCTTCAAGCGCGATTCACTCATCTGCGACTATTACAACCATAAGATGGCTGGCGGCAAGTGGAACGGAATGATGACCCAGAAGCATATCGGCTATAAGAGTTGGAATGATGATTTCGAGAAGGATACCTGTCCGGAGCTCTTCCGGGTAACCTCCAAGGATGGAGTGATTATCAGCGAAAACAACGGCGTGGTAGAAATCGAAGCTCCTTACTATAGCAGCAAGACGGATGCTGCCGAGGCTAAATGGACAGAGATTCCTTTCATGGGCAAAAGCGTATCGGCAATGACTCTGATGCCATATACTAAGAGTGTAAAGGGAGCTAGCATCACTTACAAGTTTAAGATGCAAGTTAGCAAAACTTCGGATGGCAAGGCATTTAATGGCAAGCAGAAGGTTCGCATTCATGTGATTACCAAATCAACCTTGGATTATCTCAACAAGGGCGGCTTAACCTATGGTGTAAGTTTAGATGGCACTTCTCCTGTAGAGATTAACTTCAACAAAGATTTGAACGAGAAGCCGGAGAATATCTACAATATCTATTATCCAACGATAGCCACTCGCATCGTGGACAAGGTGATAGAGCTAGAGCTGCCAGCCTCATCCGATGGCATCCACACCCTCACCCTCACTCCTAACGACCCAGCCATCGTCTTCGAGAAAATCGTGATTGATGGAAGAGGAGGAAAAAAGAGTGTCAAGGTGATTTAG
- the dnaG gene encoding DNA primase: MIDRPTIAKIMDATKIEEVVSEFVTLKKRGINYVGLCPFHNDSNPSFSVSPTRGICHCFTCGKGGNAINFLMELEQMTYPDALRWLAKKYKIEIQERELTNEEKQRESERESMFIVNDWAAKYFQDILLHDVDGIAIGMAYFRGRGFRDDIIRKFQLGFALPKRTALAEAAKAAGYNPKYLVDTGLCFKVDKDEAGNKSGEDKILDRFSGRAIFPWFSVSGKVVAFGGRVLDSRTKGISQKYVNSPDSVIYHKERELYGLYQAKKAIAKEDCVFMVEGYTDVISMHQCGIENVVANSGTALSVHQIRLLHRFTSNIVLLYDGDNAGIHAALRGTDMLLEEEMNVKVLFLPDGNDPDSFARSHSAEEFRRYIQENQTDFIQFKTDILLRGVTDPVKRSQAINSIVESISKIKNQITRASYITDCSHRLGVNEAIIVNALNNFVRNGMSEQVKAERRAAGLKDSTVAAAQQAQSAMRAVTPLDKLLEVEGLLVQLIIHHGDQLITVQDVDGNDVEVAVAQYISLDLGGDGFKFHNDLYNQIMQEAVEHLEKEDDFVAETYFANHPNPEISRLAGLPTGAQEVSTASLQMKMSADKLRQFVFKDILSFRTHYIAQRIIEVQQEFAKNPTNRELLQEFMKLKQMNTLLASQANNIFN; this comes from the coding sequence ATGATAGACAGACCGACGATAGCAAAAATTATGGATGCCACCAAGATAGAAGAGGTGGTATCTGAGTTTGTTACGCTCAAGAAGCGTGGCATCAATTATGTCGGCTTGTGTCCTTTTCATAACGATTCCAATCCATCTTTCTCTGTATCTCCAACAAGAGGTATCTGTCATTGCTTTACCTGCGGAAAGGGAGGCAATGCAATCAACTTTCTGATGGAACTGGAACAGATGACCTATCCCGATGCCCTTCGCTGGCTCGCCAAGAAATATAAAATTGAGATTCAGGAACGGGAACTGACCAACGAAGAAAAACAGCGCGAGAGCGAAAGGGAATCCATGTTTATCGTCAACGATTGGGCGGCGAAATATTTTCAGGATATTCTCTTGCATGATGTGGATGGCATCGCTATCGGTATGGCCTATTTCCGAGGAAGAGGTTTCAGGGATGATATCATCAGAAAATTCCAGTTGGGTTTTGCGCTCCCTAAGCGTACTGCTCTTGCTGAGGCGGCTAAGGCGGCTGGCTATAATCCGAAATATCTGGTTGATACGGGACTCTGCTTCAAGGTGGATAAGGACGAAGCCGGCAATAAGTCGGGTGAGGATAAGATTCTTGACCGTTTTTCTGGTAGAGCCATCTTCCCCTGGTTCAGCGTGAGCGGCAAGGTGGTGGCTTTTGGCGGACGAGTTCTCGACAGCCGAACCAAGGGCATCAGCCAGAAATATGTCAACTCGCCTGATAGCGTTATCTATCATAAGGAGCGCGAACTCTATGGACTCTATCAGGCCAAGAAGGCGATAGCCAAGGAGGATTGTGTCTTTATGGTGGAAGGATACACCGATGTTATCTCGATGCATCAGTGTGGCATCGAAAATGTAGTGGCTAACTCGGGTACAGCGCTGAGCGTGCATCAGATTAGATTGCTGCACCGCTTTACCAGTAATATCGTTCTTCTCTATGACGGCGATAATGCGGGTATTCATGCTGCGCTGCGAGGTACCGATATGCTGCTTGAAGAAGAGATGAACGTAAAGGTACTCTTTCTCCCTGACGGTAATGACCCTGACAGTTTCGCCCGCAGTCATTCGGCAGAGGAATTCAGAAGATATATTCAGGAGAATCAGACCGATTTCATACAGTTTAAGACCGATATTCTGCTACGCGGCGTGACAGACCCTGTAAAGCGAAGCCAGGCTATCAATTCGATTGTAGAGAGCATCTCGAAAATCAAGAATCAGATAACGCGCGCTTCTTATATCACCGACTGTTCTCACCGTTTGGGCGTGAACGAGGCAATCATCGTGAATGCCTTGAATAATTTTGTGCGAAACGGTATGAGTGAGCAGGTAAAGGCAGAGCGACGTGCTGCGGGATTGAAAGATTCGACTGTAGCGGCAGCGCAGCAGGCGCAATCAGCAATGAGAGCGGTTACCCCACTGGATAAACTTCTGGAGGTAGAAGGACTTCTGGTACAGTTGATTATTCATCATGGCGACCAACTCATCACGGTACAGGATGTAGACGGAAATGATGTGGAGGTAGCTGTGGCCCAGTATATCAGTCTTGATTTGGGTGGAGATGGCTTTAAGTTTCATAATGATTTATATAATCAGATTATGCAGGAGGCTGTGGAGCATCTCGAAAAAGAAGATGATTTTGTCGCCGAAACTTATTTTGCCAATCATCCGAATCCGGAAATCAGCAGGTTGGCAGGTTTGCCTACAGGTGCCCAGGAGGTATCTACGGCTAGTCTGCAGATGAAGATGAGTGCCGACAAACTCCGTCAGTTTGTCTTTAAAGACATCTTGAGCTTCCGTACTCATTATATTGCTCAGCGTATTATTGAGGTTCAGCAGGAATTTGCCAAGAATCCGACCAATCGTGAACTGCTGCAGGAGTTTATGAAACTCAAGCAGATGAACACGCTTCTGGCGAGTCAGGCAAACAATATCTTCAATTAA
- a CDS encoding RNA-binding domain-containing protein, giving the protein MTKEELIDRINDIEWEDFEAKEAKSELPKNIWETVSAFANTSGGWIVLGVKQNGKKFEISGVDNAEKLEQDFLGTLRSQKFNEPVDAKSMLYHIDGHKVLAFHIASSPHKPIYYNNPQNTFIRFGSGDQRATNGEITAMFHNQSFGIKSEQILLDSDLSMLNEDTIRDYRNYFKLYSPRPNLIGNDIADFCKRIGITDNEGHLNYGGLMCFGKEEWVRRYVPTFWMDLVEIPGRSVREARTRYTYRIPEQENLWEYFQIMIRRLRLIVDTPFMMNDEGFNVEDRSQFKILREALVNMLSHFDPFSTIHSCIHIYTDRVEFFNAGGYPVPISQLGNHLYSNPRNPIIAKIFRLVNLSETIGYGFDMMNEWKKITGNDVTFESDICTSTVTFWLDSDRATNRESNYVSNHVSNYVSNYVSNYVTENTQKILDYCLTPKTRREILTFLGLTFQTKNYKMHIEPLVSHGFLELTIPEIPKSRFQKFKLTDKGKKLLMTLLKKK; this is encoded by the coding sequence ATGACCAAGGAAGAGCTGATAGATAGAATCAACGACATCGAATGGGAGGACTTCGAGGCCAAGGAAGCCAAGAGCGAACTACCCAAGAATATATGGGAGACCGTAAGTGCATTCGCCAACACTTCTGGCGGATGGATAGTGCTTGGAGTGAAGCAGAATGGCAAGAAGTTTGAAATCTCCGGAGTTGACAATGCAGAGAAGTTGGAACAAGACTTCCTGGGCACCTTGCGTTCTCAGAAATTCAATGAGCCAGTCGATGCCAAGAGCATGCTCTATCATATAGATGGGCATAAGGTTTTGGCATTTCATATCGCCTCATCACCCCACAAACCCATCTACTATAACAATCCGCAGAATACATTCATCCGATTCGGCAGTGGAGACCAGCGAGCTACCAATGGCGAGATAACCGCCATGTTTCATAACCAATCATTCGGCATCAAGTCTGAGCAGATACTCTTAGACTCCGACCTCTCCATGCTCAATGAGGACACCATTCGTGACTATCGTAATTACTTCAAACTATACAGTCCTCGTCCCAATCTGATAGGCAATGACATCGCCGACTTCTGCAAGCGCATCGGCATCACCGATAATGAAGGGCATCTGAACTATGGTGGTTTGATGTGTTTTGGAAAAGAAGAATGGGTTCGCCGTTATGTCCCTACGTTTTGGATGGACTTGGTGGAGATTCCAGGCAGAAGCGTGAGAGAAGCCCGAACCCGCTATACCTACCGCATTCCCGAGCAAGAGAACCTTTGGGAGTATTTTCAGATTATGATCAGGAGACTGCGCCTCATCGTGGATACGCCTTTCATGATGAACGATGAGGGTTTCAATGTGGAAGATCGCTCACAGTTTAAGATTTTGCGAGAAGCATTAGTCAATATGCTCTCTCACTTCGATCCATTCAGCACCATTCACTCCTGCATTCATATCTATACCGACAGAGTCGAGTTCTTCAATGCCGGTGGCTATCCTGTGCCTATATCCCAACTGGGCAACCATCTCTATTCCAATCCTCGCAACCCGATTATCGCCAAGATATTCAGACTGGTAAATCTATCAGAAACCATCGGTTATGGTTTCGACATGATGAATGAGTGGAAGAAAATCACAGGAAATGACGTGACTTTTGAGAGTGATATCTGCACCAGCACTGTCACTTTTTGGCTGGATAGTGACAGAGCTACTAACAGAGAAAGTAACTATGTCAGTAACCATGTCAGTAACTATGTCAGTAACTATGTCAGTAACTATGTCACAGAAAACACTCAAAAGATTTTGGATTATTGCTTAACCCCAAAAACGAGAAGAGAAATTCTTACTTTTTTAGGATTAACATTCCAGACCAAAAACTACAAGATGCATATTGAGCCACTTGTCAGTCATGGATTTCTAGAGTTAACAATTCCTGAGATTCCGAAAAGTAGATTTCAGAAATTTAAGCTAACGGATAAAGGTAAAAAATTATTAATGACACTCTTAAAAAAGAAATAA
- the mcrC gene encoding 5-methylcytosine-specific restriction endonuclease system specificity protein McrC, giving the protein MTKDKNIFILNIYYMLTYAFRELKQNNYEEIAGEDFDNIQQLFAEILIKGISCQLKQGIFKQYIIRKDSLPTLRGKLDLNATIQNKLCRKQEIGCEYDELSESNIFNQIIKATVFGLLKHGNIKKDQKTKLKNLMLFFSGIDIIELSTVKWNMLTFDRNNKSYQMLLYVCYFLTEDILMTTEKGKYKMKSFTDEHLCHLFEKFVLEYYRAKHPEYKAQAAQIDWNIDREVSSTHVLPIMQTDILLSINDRTLIIDTKYYGHTMQVQFDKATIHSNNLYQIHTYVMNKDKLHSGKVDGMLLYAKTDEDITPNGSMKLADGNTIYFRTLDLNVPFAEIEKQLETFVSYSNY; this is encoded by the coding sequence ATGACGAAAGACAAGAACATATTCATACTCAACATCTACTATATGCTCACTTATGCTTTTCGTGAGTTAAAGCAGAACAATTATGAAGAGATTGCTGGTGAGGATTTCGACAACATACAACAATTGTTTGCCGAAATTCTCATCAAGGGCATCTCATGCCAACTGAAACAAGGTATCTTCAAACAATATATCATTCGCAAAGACTCACTCCCTACCCTTCGCGGAAAACTTGACTTGAACGCTACCATCCAAAACAAGTTATGCAGAAAGCAAGAAATCGGTTGTGAATATGATGAGTTGTCAGAAAGCAACATCTTCAATCAGATTATAAAAGCTACAGTCTTTGGACTTCTTAAGCATGGAAATATCAAAAAAGATCAAAAAACTAAGCTAAAGAATCTCATGTTGTTCTTTTCAGGCATCGACATCATCGAACTAAGCACGGTAAAATGGAACATGCTGACATTCGACAGAAATAACAAGTCCTATCAAATGTTGCTTTATGTCTGTTATTTCCTTACCGAAGATATTCTGATGACAACTGAAAAGGGAAAATATAAGATGAAATCATTTACGGATGAACATCTTTGTCACCTTTTCGAAAAGTTTGTCTTAGAATACTATAGGGCTAAACATCCTGAATACAAGGCTCAAGCTGCACAAATAGATTGGAATATCGACCGAGAAGTATCTTCCACTCATGTTCTTCCTATCATGCAAACAGACATTTTACTTAGTATCAATGACCGAACGCTCATCATTGATACCAAGTATTATGGACATACTATGCAAGTGCAATTTGACAAAGCGACAATACATTCTAACAACTTGTACCAAATTCATACATATGTCATGAATAAGGACAAACTGCATTCGGGCAAAGTGGATGGCATGTTGCTTTATGCTAAAACAGACGAAGACATCACACCCAATGGAAGTATGAAGCTTGCGGATGGCAATACCATATACTTCCGCACTCTTGACCTCAACGTACCTTTCGCTGAAATAGAGAAGCAATTAGAGACCTTCGTATCGTATTCAAATTACTAA
- a CDS encoding AAA family ATPase: protein MSIRLNKALRNLNISLKTATDFLLRHKELGEIREEPSFKLNENQYEALCLEFNNTNETKNHIAYLHFIKKSFLLAFPTENLKGMTLDQYADTKNEDSFCYWIETRTYNLGSIGGGSSYKLGIFKYQQRKTKVWDERLTSDGIYAWHSEYNKPTSSEAFEVVKKAIITIATNAQSGNFEIINTITELGEEYKWKIAFLYSKKDCIPLFKKKDLVTLAKYFGMKKANKASISKLQSVIISEQGQKDIFEFTEELQNILKELKKESTKKDMDTPKETNYNIDKQYWWLVASPKIWSFSKMKVGEIQDYTLYNENGNPRRIFQNFVNAKKGDIVIGYEANPVKQIVAIAEIDTPSDGQHICFKKVESLQYPIDYASFKDAPELKSMEFIQNKNGSLFKVAPDEYEYLIDLIRESNPKEENKQLKPYTQENFLNEVYMSEEDYTKLRLLLQNKKNIILQGAPGVGKTFSAKRLAYSMMGDIDESRIEFIQFHQNYSYEDFMMGYRPNEDGGFELKKGVFYNFCKRAQSNPDKDYYFIIDEINRGNLSKIFGELLMLIEKDYRDTEIKLAYNGEMFSVPSNLYIIGMMNTADRSLAMIDYALRRRFSFYEMTPGFDTEGFKKHQESIGNDKFNKVVNAIVSLNHDIINDDSLGSGFCIGHSYFCASNPSTINDLWLENIVEYDIKPMLREYWFDNDSKYQTAVEKLLDSLK from the coding sequence ATGAGTATTAGATTAAACAAAGCATTACGTAATCTCAATATCAGCCTTAAGACTGCTACTGATTTTTTATTAAGACACAAGGAATTAGGTGAAATTAGAGAAGAGCCATCCTTTAAACTTAATGAAAATCAGTACGAGGCATTGTGCCTTGAATTTAACAACACAAATGAAACAAAGAATCATATTGCATATCTTCATTTTATTAAGAAATCATTTCTTTTAGCATTTCCTACTGAAAATCTAAAAGGAATGACTCTTGACCAATACGCTGATACTAAAAATGAGGATTCCTTTTGCTATTGGATAGAAACACGCACATACAATCTTGGCTCTATTGGGGGAGGTAGCTCTTATAAATTAGGCATATTCAAATACCAACAGCGTAAGACAAAGGTTTGGGATGAAAGATTAACAAGTGATGGAATCTACGCTTGGCACTCCGAATACAATAAACCGACATCCTCTGAAGCATTTGAAGTTGTAAAAAAAGCCATAATTACAATTGCGACTAATGCACAAAGTGGAAATTTTGAAATTATAAATACAATCACAGAGCTTGGTGAAGAATATAAATGGAAAATTGCATTTTTGTATTCAAAGAAAGACTGCATTCCACTATTCAAGAAGAAAGATCTTGTCACTTTAGCTAAATATTTTGGAATGAAAAAAGCAAATAAAGCATCCATTTCAAAGCTCCAATCTGTAATCATTTCAGAACAAGGTCAAAAAGATATTTTTGAATTTACAGAAGAACTACAAAACATTCTTAAGGAACTAAAGAAAGAATCTACAAAAAAAGATATGGATACCCCAAAAGAAACAAATTACAATATAGACAAGCAATATTGGTGGCTCGTAGCCAGTCCTAAGATTTGGAGTTTCTCCAAGATGAAGGTCGGTGAAATCCAAGACTATACTCTTTATAATGAGAATGGCAATCCACGAAGAATCTTTCAGAACTTCGTGAATGCCAAGAAAGGGGATATTGTCATAGGGTATGAGGCTAACCCAGTGAAACAAATCGTTGCCATTGCCGAAATCGACACACCATCAGATGGGCAGCATATTTGTTTCAAAAAAGTTGAATCCCTGCAATACCCTATCGATTACGCCTCATTCAAGGATGCACCAGAGCTAAAAAGCATGGAATTCATTCAAAACAAGAATGGCTCACTATTCAAAGTTGCCCCTGACGAATATGAGTACCTGATTGATCTCATCAGAGAATCCAATCCAAAAGAAGAAAACAAACAGCTGAAACCCTATACACAAGAGAATTTTCTCAATGAGGTATATATGAGCGAAGAAGACTATACCAAGCTGCGCTTGCTCTTGCAAAACAAGAAGAACATCATCTTGCAAGGAGCACCTGGCGTAGGTAAGACATTCTCCGCTAAGAGATTAGCTTACTCTATGATGGGGGATATAGACGAATCGAGAATCGAATTCATCCAATTCCACCAAAATTATAGCTATGAGGATTTCATGATGGGGTATCGACCTAACGAAGATGGTGGATTCGAACTCAAAAAGGGAGTTTTCTATAACTTCTGTAAAAGAGCCCAAAGTAATCCGGACAAAGATTACTACTTCATTATAGATGAAATAAATCGTGGAAACCTGAGCAAGATATTTGGTGAATTGTTAATGCTAATAGAAAAAGACTATCGAGACACAGAAATTAAATTGGCTTATAATGGCGAAATGTTCAGCGTGCCAAGCAACCTATATATAATAGGTATGATGAATACTGCAGACAGAAGCCTTGCCATGATAGACTATGCCTTGCGCCGTCGATTTAGTTTCTATGAAATGACTCCTGGATTTGACACTGAAGGTTTCAAGAAGCACCAAGAGTCCATCGGAAATGATAAGTTTAATAAAGTTGTCAATGCTATAGTTTCACTCAACCATGACATAATCAATGACGACTCACTTGGTTCGGGATTCTGTATCGGGCACAGTTACTTCTGCGCATCCAATCCAAGCACCATCAATGATTTGTGGTTGGAGAATATCGTGGAATATGACATCAAGCCAATGCTTAGAGAATATTGGTTTGACAACGATTCGAAGTATCAAACGGCTGTAGAAAAACTATTAGATTCACTCAAATGA